From Anticarsia gemmatalis isolate Benzon Research Colony breed Stoneville strain chromosome 16, ilAntGemm2 primary, whole genome shotgun sequence:
GAACTTTATACTATACTTTTAAAAcactataataacaaattaaatatatcatattgTGTGACTACAACTCATATTTGTAATTCACACTAAATCTAGTATTCACTGGTCTCTACTAGTAATACGATTAAAACGACCGTACAAGTGGCAGAAACGTTCAACCGCATTATCCAATAAAGTTTGAGAGTTAGAAAGTTATTGCTTATTATTACACACTTCCACCGGTCTCCTTTCACATTACTCTGCACTCTGTATTCTGTTGGGAGTGAAATATGAAACTGTAACTGAAGTTTGCTTATTCATCAACTTTCATAAAGCAGAAAATAGACGCGGCTTATTTACATACTTGATATGCATTGTTAGCTATGattatataagtaaattatacgAGCGATGAGCAAGACGAATACTGACCAGAAGGAAAATTTTGAGGTATGCAttaactatttacattctattttatttttaataaacacttctatatttaaaaaaaaacaaaacaaaccacgAAGTAGTGcgtgtttttttatgaaaaaaaaaacaacattttttttgcccTTAGTGTGCTTCCTTGGAAGGCAATGATCTTTGTCCATACAGCCAATAACCAGTTTCTATGCAAAGATTTCAACTATGCAAACTTAGTGAATTTTGTTAGGTATGTATTGACATTGCAAGTCACCTTCATACTTTATTCATTTACTGCTCAATATACTGGTAATACAGgtaaagtacctaattaaatgttatcatgttatgtacctacctacttactgtTTATAGAGGTAAGTAGTTGTCAGTATTGATATCTCAGTGACTGTACAATGGTGTATTgtgaaaattatcatttttaattaattattaatgtgcTTCTGTGACTTTAACAAGTAgtctattatttaaaacaacctTTTTTATCGTAGTTTTTGAGGTATGTTATGCAaagtgaattaattaaaaacatagtaTTGGTATTAGTGGACTCTGGAgcttatagtttttattgtgaagtgaaataaaaacatattcctATCTGAGTAGATAAAAGGTACTTTTTTGCATGGATTTTCATGATAAATTTATTGGGATAAAGTACTGTTAAAGTTATTTGCAGTGTCAATTGTTTTATACCCATTAATATTCTGTATTacattttcgtttattttttaaataggtgagaataaaattattaagacATACCCACAATGACTTTTATTCAGTGTATGAGTATGgatactgatttttttttttacaaatgcaAGCAAAACCCTATTATTTCTGTCTACATCTATAGTATttcttttagtattatttaccCAATACTGATGGGTAAGTTACGTTAAActatttttaggcatgcaaggtttcatcatgttttcctttaccattGGAGctagtgataataatttctagtACAAACATAACTTTGATTGGTGTGTTACCTTGGGTTCAAACTGTAGACCACATACATGGGATGTGCGCTGTACTGTGACTTATACCATTTGGCTATCATTGCGCGTTATAATATCACTATACAAGGCTTAAACATGTTCActgtgtaaaaaaaaaccttatttgtaACTTTCCAGCATCATAACAATAAACCAAGTAAGATATTCTACGGAATCGTCTGCACCATGTTGAAGCGAGCGTTCTTCATCTTCCGGATCTACCTGGACATGTTCATAGACTTTGTCTTTGGACTCATCTTCGAAGGAGAGAGGAAGAAACTACCGGAGTTAGACAAACGTCACAGTATTTTGTTGGAGAGTGCCGTGTCATTGGCTGAAAAGATTAGAACGAAGCAGCTGAAGTCTGAAGAGTTGGTTAGAACATGCATTGAGAGGATACAAGCGGTAAGTTGATGATGTGATGATTGTCAAATCTATTGATACTACCTACTTTAGATCTTGtcttttattgttattctgATTACTTTATTGTGCGATATGAATTCCCGTAGTTTCTATAAGATCTATTCCACTTTGGGAAAGTTTCtataaacaaaagatatttaGAATCTACTTTTGATTTGTACAAAGTTCCCAGTCATAGTTGTGCCTTGCAGCAATCtaagcattttaaatatttaaaattcttgcACTGCTCACAACTGTtgctataaaacataatttttctaTTACAGGTAAATCCATTAATAAATGCAGTGACTGATGAGAGATTTGAAGCAGCACTGAAAGATGCCAAGGAAGTGGATAGCATGATTGAAAAAGGTCTACCTGATGAATACTTCAAAGATAAACCTTTCTTAGGTAAATATCATTACAATTATCTCATCctactaatcctactaatattataaatgcgaaagtttgtgagaatgtttgttactctttcgcgcaaatactactgaagcGATTCCGtaaaaatttggtatatagataGGTAACTgcagacccagaataacacataggctactttttattgcggagttcccgagggatcgggatttacacgggaagagtttccacgcggacgaactcgcgggcggcctctagtaatttatattctaCACTACTGaataagtgttttaaaattcaGAATATGTGAAAGTGAAAgctatttaaacattattttcttcatattGTAATACTCATTATATTTGCTATATAATTAGGCATAATAACACTActacttttattgttaaaacCCAAATTAGATTAGGTCTAAATTTGAGAAactaaactatttaatttaattctagaAATCTAATCACAGGGTCTTAATAAGTAACATTACTtacacaaaagtaattaaaacacaaaaatttcaataaaagcatattttaaacaaatattttcatttgaaagtGACGCTGGCCTCGTTGTCAAACAGCCTGTGTGATAGAAAGTACAATTATATAACGTTAATATAATGAGTAATTAGAAAAGTGCAGGAATGtgaatgtatgtaattatgtactgTTGCCGTTAATTGTGTTGTTATTTAGATTATTAACTTGTAGTTTATGACTGTAGTGAAATAAGTTAGTGTCTGAAATTTGATTAAAAGCTGATTAGTAATGGTTTTCATGAATATTTCTTACGTATTTTCAttcatcaattaattaattaatagaaacGAATATTAAGTTATCAAATAGTTCTGCATGTTCTGCGATCAGAATGAATAATGAATTCAGTATTGTTGGAAAACCGCTCAGCTGTGGGACATGTTAGTTATGAATAACTAAATTGTGCGTTTATAATAAATGCCTATTTTATACTGTCTGTCTATCATTCTCGTAGGCACAATGACTAAATATACTATATCTTGAAGAAAGGCACAATTTTTGTAGGTTTTATAATTCGTCCTACTTTATAGCCTCCTAAAAGGTCATTCAAaccaaatgtattattaattaagttaaaatatgttAGCTAAACACATAGGTGTTTacacttttataacaaaatcttCAATTATTAACATCAATAAGGGCATTAAAACATTGAACTTATATTTTTCGCGTGTTTCAGGTGTTCCATTCACAGCTAAGGAGTCCCACGCAGTGTCAGGACTGACCCACACGCTGGGCATCTTGTCGCGACGTCACATGCGCGCCGCGGACGATGCGGAGTGTGTTCGTCTGATGCGGGCCGCGGGAGGCATACCTATCGTTGTTACTAATGTACCTGAGATTAATAAGTGgtaagatatatgtatattgtatataattaCGATTTTTACAGAGAGTAATGTCTTTGAGTTTGGGGGAGAACTTTGCCTAACAATTGGATAGCAGGTATAggtttggaaaataaaaattactttaatgaaATAGTGATTAAATGAGCACTGGTATTTGTCTAATAAAATGGGTGTATATgcaaaatatcaatcaaaaaaatacatgattCATTTTAGCAAAGGATAGGAGCTGTATTTAACACTtctacatattaaaattatagccagataaagtattttattaatgttccAATCGTATCTACAAAATGGATACTATCTTTCTATGCTGATGCTAAACATAATGATGTCTATAAAAGGTTGATAGTATAATCATACATTATATGCAGTAATTTTACAAAGATAACACTGTTCGTGTCTATATTTTGGTCAGGATGGAGACCCGCAACATGGTGTTCGGTCAGACCCGCAACCCGCACCACACGGGCCGCAGCACGGGCGGCTCCAGCGGCGGGGAGGCCGCGCTACACGCCTCCATAGCTGTGCCTATATCTATATGTAAGTCGCACTGTTATTTATAcatcatattaaataataaataaatttaatccattaatgtcccactgctgggcagtggtctcctcccgtaatgaggaaggggttaggccttgagtccaccatgctggccaagtgcgggttgggtttAGACTTTACAtcatataaagttttataatttttttgccTACCACTGTTTATTAACAAACGTGGCAAACTTTAATTCCATTCTGTGATTATTTCTACTATACAagagatttgttttatattaaaataaataatgatgtgtTTTTGTTTCTAGGTTCTGATATTGGTGGTTCTACTCGCATGCCAGCTTTCTACTGTGGACTATACGCACTCAATCCTACTGCTGGACATACTAGCATCAAAGGTAAGAAGTTCAgctttcataattaaaaaaaaaaaaaaaacacaagttatgtaatatattatttacctttacCTAATAACAGAAGTAGCTGCGACTACAAATCACGATTCGGTTTGAATCATCCATTACCAAATTACTATGAGTTTATTGAATTTctctagaaatattattataaacagtcATATTTAGTCACagtaatatttatctaaatataggcgtttttcatacacctctgtctacatcTCCGGTCATGAGTTCATAACAGACGTGAAGTTATGCATGTAAGATATGTATTTTGTCGCGTTTGAGATCACATATTCAACAGTTTATTGCCTTGTTCCCAGGTTCGACTCTCCGCTCGGGCCTAGAACCAACAATGGCGTCCATCGGCTTCGTGTCTCGCCACTGCAGTGACCTCGCACCTCTCACTAAGATCGTCGCCGGGGATAAGGCAGCTGGCTTGAACCTGGATAGAGCCGTTGATGTTAAGGTTAGTGCACTTAAATACTACTGTTACTAAATCTATCATCAGACTCTAAATGCCAACCTTTCGATACTCGGTAGTAccatgttaatttttttttttcatttaaaatttatttatctaggtATGTAAAAAAGCGTTGTAAAGTGCGTTGGGTTCGAtgcccacacggaacaaatatttgtgctatcttcaattaattgtttcgcgtctggttatactttgtgttctttgtttgtatgtttgtaaaagtctccgcgataCAAGAGTTATTCTTAGTG
This genomic window contains:
- the LOC142979628 gene encoding fatty-acid amide hydrolase 2-B-like isoform X1 translates to MSKTNTDQKENFEHHNNKPSKIFYGIVCTMLKRAFFIFRIYLDMFIDFVFGLIFEGERKKLPELDKRHSILLESAVSLAEKIRTKQLKSEELVRTCIERIQAVNPLINAVTDERFEAALKDAKEVDSMIEKGLPDEYFKDKPFLGVPFTAKESHAVSGLTHTLGILSRRHMRAADDAECVRLMRAAGGIPIVVTNVPEINKWMETRNMVFGQTRNPHHTGRSTGGSSGGEAALHASIAVPISICSDIGGSTRMPAFYCGLYALNPTAGHTSIKGSTLRSGLEPTMASIGFVSRHCSDLAPLTKIVAGDKAAGLNLDRAVDVKKLRYFYVETARDLRVSPICKDLRDTMTKAVTLLTEQAPSSDLAPKPFYHNGFNYMFALWRYWMTRETEVFGKMLTNNSGEAKFIVELPKKLLGMSDFTLAAILKLADDQILPPVNKEWAEQTTKELREELINLLGDDGVLLFPSAPAPAPYHYSPLLRPFNFAYWGIFNVLKFPAAQVPIGLTSDGLPLGIQVVAAPHCDALCLAVAEHLGKSLGGVQAPCNIPQ
- the LOC142979628 gene encoding fatty-acid amide hydrolase 2-like isoform X2; amino-acid sequence: MLKRAFFIFRIYLDMFIDFVFGLIFEGERKKLPELDKRHSILLESAVSLAEKIRTKQLKSEELVRTCIERIQAVNPLINAVTDERFEAALKDAKEVDSMIEKGLPDEYFKDKPFLGVPFTAKESHAVSGLTHTLGILSRRHMRAADDAECVRLMRAAGGIPIVVTNVPEINKWMETRNMVFGQTRNPHHTGRSTGGSSGGEAALHASIAVPISICSDIGGSTRMPAFYCGLYALNPTAGHTSIKGSTLRSGLEPTMASIGFVSRHCSDLAPLTKIVAGDKAAGLNLDRAVDVKKLRYFYVETARDLRVSPICKDLRDTMTKAVTLLTEQAPSSDLAPKPFYHNGFNYMFALWRYWMTRETEVFGKMLTNNSGEAKFIVELPKKLLGMSDFTLAAILKLADDQILPPVNKEWAEQTTKELREELINLLGDDGVLLFPSAPAPAPYHYSPLLRPFNFAYWGIFNVLKFPAAQVPIGLTSDGLPLGIQVVAAPHCDALCLAVAEHLGKSLGGVQAPCNIPQ